From the Portunus trituberculatus isolate SZX2019 chromosome 8, ASM1759143v1, whole genome shotgun sequence genome, the window TGCAGTGGTTCAACAGGTTCTAGAGGAGGTTATAGtgattttcaagggtgcttttgTGGTTCCAGTGCAGGGGGTCACAAGATCTCTATGGGGTTCTTAAATTGGTGACCTGATAACATCCTTTGCATTACCATTGGGATATTGAGTTTGTCAGTCACTACAACACTGCTCGATGTGAGACTACTGGGGGTTCAAGTAGATGGTCTTATCACTCAGGGGAATTACTAACCAGAAAAGCATTGAGAACCTGTgctagtggggttttcaagggtggtattgtggttttagtgacagtttaaaaggatctagtggaagttattggcttTCATGATTCTGTTGTTGACAAGCACATCTTTAAAGCAAGAAGCAAAAACACCCATGAAAATATGTGAAGCCATCTTTGTAGCCTTAAAAAACAGTCCTAACAAGGGAGACCaatgaccttacctgaccttgaTCAATCCATGCCACTGTCTCTTgctctaaaaagaaaaaaaaaggtcaaacaaGAGACTAGATCATTCCCTTCATGCCACTGTCTCTTGCTCTAAAAAAGGTCAAATAAGAGACTaatgaccttacctgaccttgaTCATTCTCTTCATGCCACTGTGTCTTGCTCTAATTAAAAAAGGTCAAACAAAGACTAacttgaccttacctgaccttgaTCATTCTCTTCATGCCACTGTTTCTTGTTCTAATTAAAAAAGGTCAAACAAGACTaatgaccttacctgaccttgaTCAATCCCTTCATGCCACTGTTTCTTGCCCTAATTAAAAAAGGTCAGAGACTAacttgaccttacctgaccttgaTCAATCCCTTTATGCCACTGTCTCTTGCTCCAATTAGAAAAAAGGTCAAACAAGACTaatgaccttacctgaccttgaTCATTCTCTTCATACCACTGTCTCTTGCTCTAATTAAAAAAAGGTCAGACGAGAGACTaatgaccttacctgaccttgaTCAATCCCTTCATGCCACTGTCTCTTGCTCTAATTAAAGATACAAAACTTCTAAaaattaatgtttcttttttttctttttattcattttcttaatattccatttttgttaggtgtatttctttcttttcctttttctcttcgttttcttttctttcttttctttatcttatttctttctctttatcttcttttctttctttttccttcattttcttttctcttttgtttctcttcgttcctttctcttctttatcctcttttctttcttttttccttcattttttctctttctttactctttatctccttttctcttctcttttcttcgtttgtttctcttcttcctcttttctttctcttttgcactgtatatatttcttctttcttcttttttcgtcttctttctttttctcttccttttctttttcgctaTGTAtaaatttgtcttttctttttcattttatttttcctcttccttctttctcatcttttctttattttttttttctcttctctcttttggtagggcgttatttttttctttcttcatatttgtcAAAGGAATTCTTGCCTTGTTTGTATaaatatgtacgtgtgtgtgtgtgtgtgtgtgtgtgtgtgtgtgtgtgtgtgtgtgtgtgtgtgtgtgtgtgtgtgtgtgtgtgtgtaagatatatagttatttctctctctttccttccttccttccttctctcccttccttcctccctttctttccttccttccttccttccttccttcctcctttcctttccttcccttcccaacaCACGCTTAACTAACACCCActtaacctaacacacacacacactaacacaaactAACACTTCTCTAACAGTGCTAACAAGACTTGGGCAGTGTTATCAGTATTGtagtgttacgtgtgtgtgtgtgtgtgtgtgtgtgtgtgtgtgtgtgtgtgtgtgtgtgtgtgtgtgagagagagagagagagagagagagagagagagagagagagagagagagagagagagagagagagagagagagagagagagagaatttcaaccttgcaatgaataataatgataacaacaataatgaaagaaaaaaataaataaatatgaattaaaatgaaatatacaaagaaggaattaaattagatgaagtaaaaattagaaaatagaaaaaaaataaaggaatatgtatgtatgtatgtatgtataatgaaTGTATACAGGTTATGATgagtccgttttctttattcttcccattttttgttGTAAGAGGGGACAAATAGCCAATAATGATACATGATACAGCAGTTTGGTATGTATAATGACTGTGGTGACTGTATGATGaagtgtatggtggtggtggtgtggtgactcAGACGTGTGATGTGCTAATAgtgtaaaatgaaaagaattatataatgaatgaaggaatgcacaatgaaaagggaaaaaatacaatgaaagaaggaaaagaaaaggaaaataatgggaaaatacgatgatagtgaaaatataatgaaggaagggaaatacaatgaaaatataatgaaggaaggaaaatgacttgaaaatataatgaaagaaaaaaaattgaatgaaggaaaatggtaagaatacaaagaaaggaaagaataaacaatgaaaatatgatgaaagaagggaaatatataaatgaaggaaaaactatgaagaatgaaggaaaatgaatgcaAACATGAAAaacgacaagaaaaaaaaaaactactactactactactattactcctactattactacggaAGGTACACTTAAGAACCTGTACATCCACTCAGAACACTTAcgccaatataaataaaaaatagtttagtaccaccaccaccaccaccaccaccaccacaattaattCCAGTGGTGgcaaaaaattatgaagacttttttttcctttctttttgtaaatatttgtgtgtttttttacggtGTTTGTTTTGATAATAAGTGTTAGTAATAGTGTTTGTATACAGTGCGTGGATgagagtggatggatggatggatagacaaacgagaaggaataaaaactgTAAGGAatgatgtgtttttgtttgatttcattcattcccttgttgttttgttgttttttgtcttgttttatgagaagtaaggaaaaaggggaggatcacacacacgagagagagagagagagagagagagcccacttCACACCACTCCATTCATTAATCCAAACAAACCAAGACAAACTCAACATGTCCCTCCTTGTACCATTTACCATTCAAtcacttcaaaaaaaaaaaatcttaccttTCCTCCCGCCAGGTGTTCTAATTAAGGTCTTCCCGCTGGCCCTCCTCTTCCCGGCGTCACTTATCACTTGCAAATCACTTAATGGTCACTTACAAGCCACTACAAAATTCCTGGTGTgtaaatattaagagaaaagtGAGTTTGTTTATATTCTCTCGTCTCGTGCCGTCCCGTCCCGCCATTTTGCTAAGCTGCGTTCGAGTTCAATTTTTGTGGTTCATCTCATATTCTGAAGCAtttccgcgcctcacagcaccttcactattgtCAAAGGGCTCTAATAAAGTGACACggttttttttaagggtttttctgtagttctagtgacatgtttaTAAGTTTTCTGTATTATCGTAAGGacaaaattaatgttttttttttagaactcggctaatcgtctccgAGTTCTTttaaaatggtcgcggtgagagagggaagtgtttctgGACATGGTGCAATGTTTTTATTCACTTTGAagctttattgttttattggcATGGTTTATTCATGAGTGTATGTTTTCCGTGCCTACATCGCTGTTATCCCAAGTTCCTGCAGCCTTTTTTTTcacaagagataagaaaaaatgaaaataaaataaatgtaaataaataaataaataagaaatgaatatataaattagtaaaaacaaaaaaggagttgttaatattatctatacgaaaaataaatgagaaaaagaggaaaaccgataaaataagatgatgtcgacattttgaCATTCCTGCCTACTTGTGTCtgtcattaaaaaaaattacgtgTTCAGCTCgtcataaaacaacaaataaaaaaaacagaagacatCCAGTTTATCTATGctaattttaataataaaaaaatacaaaaaaggatcaagaaaagaaaagaaaaagatgaaataatttAATCTCGACATTTTAGCACCATTGCCTCTGCCCTCGCCCTCTACACACTCTCGCTCCTCGGTTTCTCCTGACGCCACCCCCGCAGAAGGTACGCCCATTCCCCACACAGGCGGCATAGGCGAGGGCGTGGGCGATGTAGTTCTGCTCATGTACGCCCGTGAAGAGATGGGCGTGAGGACCTGTCGCCCACAAACCCACGTCATCGCCTGAGTGGGCGGCGGAGGAGAGCGGGACAGCGGCGTCTTGTCTGTAGTTCACgtcacctggagagagagagagagagagagagagggggatttTAGTTATTGTGGTAAgatatgagaagaggaaggaggaggaggaggaggaggagaaaaagatgatagaaggaggaaataaagaagaaagcgtggagaaagagatagaaaggaagggaaaaaaaggcagaggagaaggaaaacaggaagaatggagggaaggtccTTTTCGaaacccttccttctcctttccttccttccttttctcttttcttcttccttccttcaccttccttcctcacaaacattttctttccttctttcttcctttctttcttccttcacctttctctcctccttccttcctcacaatccacttctttcctcctttcttccttccccactcttcttttcttccttcctttctttccttcttccttcttcacaaaccctttctttccctttcccttccttcctttcttcctttcatccctttcttcttttcatccttgattccttccctttcttccttttctctttccttccttaaccttcctttcctccttccttccttcctcgcaaacaattccttctccttccttccttccttccttccttcccaatttcttacctcttttcttccttcctttcctttcatcttttactccttccttcttctttcttcctcacaaactctttcctctttccttccttctgttctttatttcatcccctttcttcttttcctcctactttcctttcctttcttttttctttccttccttaaccttcctttcctcctctccctccattctcccttccttcctttcctcttttcttccttcccttcaaaaCCCAAACCTTTTTTGTTCCCTTACTTTACCAAACCTAACACTCCCTCTCTCGTCCCCTCACGCTCCCCCACGTACCCATATCCTGCCGGGAGGGGTCAGGTCTGTTCCCCGGGGTGTGGATACGGTAGCCAGGCCCGTTCCCGTAGAGTAGGGTAGAGTAGGGTAGATAATCCTCGCCGCTTACTTCAGCCACCCCTGTAAAAGAGAGGATGAGATAAAATtacgatgaaaaaagaaaatgaagcaaattaaAAGGAGACTTGAGAAATtgtaggagagaaaaagtttATTGGAAAATGTAGAGAATATTGTGTACATAGATCGatttagtgtcttttttttcatatatttttttggggggtgaatGATGTTGCAagattcctcctttttctttctttctttctctctctctctctctctctctctctctctctctctctctctctctctctctctctctctctctctgctacttttcatatttttctcttcttcctcattttctatttgtttatctatctatctatccaatcactactactactactactactactactctctctctctctctctctctctctctggtacctaGGATGTCAGTGTGGCGGGAGGGGTAGCCGTTGATGGAGAGGGAATGGCCGTGGtcagccgtcaccaccaccagtgtctcCTGCAGGTTCACCATCGAGAGGACAACCTGACGAAGGGGCGACGGAGGTAAAATGAGATAAagacaagatgaaaagaagaatagtaaaTCGCActtgtaaatagataaataaatgagatagacaaaataaataaataaataaatcaggtaAAGATAAGAAACTTTATAAATACAAATCCACTGTCCTTTACGCTTGAGTGAGtatgcaatgagagagagagagagagagagagagactacagccCTTGGGTACCTCACCTTCACAGCCTCGTCCATCTCCAGTGTCTCCGTCAGCGCCTTCTTGCCCTTGTTCCCGTGGTGCCCCAGGTCGATCAGGCCGcctggaggagcagcaggaggaggaagagaaagagaagacaaacacaATGAGATAGAAGAAAGTTTGAGTGATGAAAagaccacgccacgccacgccacaccacaccacaccacagcacagcacgccacatcacaccacaccacgccacaccacaccacaccacaccacaccacaccacacctaacctaacctactttaACCCAACCCCATaacaatatactactactactactactactactaccacaaccaaacttaacttaacACCATTCAACCTCCACCCACGCCCTCCCACACCTCTCCACATtcctccacacccacccacacccctctCATACCCCTCCCACGCCCTTCACACCCCTCCATACCCTATCCACGCCTTCCCACACGCCCTtccacatccctccctccacacacctccacactcaTACACCCATCCCACACGCCATAACACTCTCTACACCCTTCTCACGCCCTTCCACACCCATATACACCCCTCCACGTCCCTCTTACCCTCCACCAGCAGGAAGTAACCCCCCGCATCCCTCTGTAGGATCTCCAGCGCGGCCTTGGTCATCTCAGGGAGGCTCGGGTCCTGCGTGTTGTCCCTCTCTATTGTGTAATCCATGTGGCTGTATCCGAAGAGGCCTGGGGGGAGGGGTAGGtctattagttgttgttgttgttgttgtggtggtggtggtggtggtattcttgtttttgttgttattttcttgttttttgttgttgtctacgtgtgtatgtgtttatttaccctctctctctctctctctctctctctctctccttccttcaccccagcctccccaccccctctcccccactcACCCAGCAGATAATCAGTGTTGGAAGTGTCTAAGCCTAATAAATCGCGCCTATTTGACACATAGGCCGCCCTGGAACCACTGGATGCCTTCTGCCGCTTCCAAATGTCAATCAGATTCTTTCCTGTAGGAGacgatgaaggaggaggtggtggtggtggtggtggtgggtgacaaggaagaagaggaggaggaggaggaggaggaggagaatatggtGGTGAAGTTGGGTttggtaaagaggaggaagaagaggaaaaggaggaggaggaagaggaggtggaagagaaggaggaggaggaggaggaggaggtggtggtggtggatgaggagggtttgaggaatgaaaagaagattaggaggaacagtaaatggaggagaagggggattaggaaagaaatgaaggaaggaaggaaggaaggaaggaaggaaggaggaaggaaggaaggaagggagggaggaaggaaggaagggaggaaggattaggaaaaaaagtagttaagtgaaggaaaaggagtagaaaaaggaggaggaggaggaggaggaggaggaggaggaagaagagaaagaaaaaaaaagatacattacTTATATAAAACTGTAACTTAATAGTCaatatataacaacaacaacaacaacaacaacaactacaacatcaacaatcataactactactattaccactaccaccaccaccaccaccaccactactactactaccaccactactaccactactactactactactactactactactactactactactactactactactactactactactactactactactaccactactactacttaccgtCATTTCTGTATCCCTTCTTGTTCTCTACCACGTCCCTAACTGTCTTCGGGAGCAggtttcttcgtcctcctcccatcacaacctgcaggaggaggaggaggaggaggagggagggagggagagaggaaggaaggaaggaaggaatggttaggttaggaatgaaaaaaagggaaggaagaagagagagagagagagagagagagagagagagagagagagagagaggtgagaagtgacaccatcatcattattacagatggagagaagagagggaggaggaggaggaggaggaggaggaggaggaggaggtaaaagtgaagatgagtgtgaagtaaaaaaaactagtcagccgtggcctctctctctctctctctctctct encodes:
- the LOC123499396 gene encoding alkaline phosphatase-like isoform X1, with translation MRGVAWAAVAVVVVVVVGVAGVRDNKPLKDRAGDENYHRQRKLQYKKAKKGSSYDTVPFIDPEDQAYWNKKGQDELDKQLLNRPVLRKAKNIILFLGDGMSISTVTAARILKGQYSGLWEKENLEWEIFPYSAIIKTYTTDSQVADSAASANAYLSGVKSNKGTVGVDVNVELRNCSAQLDESFHLSSIADWFQNAGKSTGFVTTTRVTHATPAALYAHVANREWEDDEEVRRDREDPDTCEDIAEQLIFSETGKKFKVVMGGGRRNLLPKTVRDVVENKKGYRNDGKNLIDIWKRQKASSGSRAAYVSNRRDLLGLDTSNTDYLLGLFGYSHMDYTIERDNTQDPSLPEMTKAALEILQRDAGGYFLLVEGGLIDLGHHGNKGKKALTETLEMDEAVKVVLSMVNLQETLVVVTADHGHSLSINGYPSRHTDILGVAEVSGEDYLPYSTLLYGNGPGYRIHTPGNRPDPSRQDMGDVNYRQDAAVPLSSAAHSGDDVGLWATGPHAHLFTGVHEQNYIAHALAYAACVGNGRTFCGGGVRRNRGARVCRGRGQRQWC
- the LOC123499396 gene encoding alkaline phosphatase-like isoform X2; the protein is MRGVAWAAVAVVVVVVVGVAGVRDNKPLKDRAGDENYHRQRKLQYKKAKKGSSYDTVPFIDPEDQAYWNKKGQDELDKQLLNRPVLRKAKNIILFLGDGMSISTVTAARILKGQYSGLWEKENLEWEIFPYSAIIKTYTTDSQVADSAASANAYLSGVKSNKGTVGVDVNVELRNCSAQLDESFHLSSIADWFQNAGKSTGFVTTTRVTHATPAALYAHVANREWEDDEEVRRDREDPDTCEDIAEQLIFSETGKKFKVVMGGGRRNLLPKTVRDVVENKKGYRNDGLFGYSHMDYTIERDNTQDPSLPEMTKAALEILQRDAGGYFLLVEGGLIDLGHHGNKGKKALTETLEMDEAVKVVLSMVNLQETLVVVTADHGHSLSINGYPSRHTDILGVAEVSGEDYLPYSTLLYGNGPGYRIHTPGNRPDPSRQDMGDVNYRQDAAVPLSSAAHSGDDVGLWATGPHAHLFTGVHEQNYIAHALAYAACVGNGRTFCGGGVRRNRGARVCRGRGQRQWC